The following proteins come from a genomic window of Hymenobacter canadensis:
- a CDS encoding DUF6712 family protein, producing the protein MLLTLLKTCEELRRYVRVETSDVPEPVRREQERLRGALLLPVLGAELLRWLDAQYAAGLLPEHDSPAAELLRLVQAPLARLSLAGALDELQVTIDETGVHIQTTQTHKTAFQWQINSLAKTLSRRGYADMVVLLRWLEQNYATATELPLQAWAAGPGRHHRRQLLTSPDEFSRFENIQDSWPVFEALRPLLSRQELFVLEPQLGYDYLSELREQVRTRTVTPENEELLEQFVRPALASSTLARAVPELGLRLTGDGIELMIARVDDSNAKEADAGLDQLLQARAFESQRAADILLEKMRRFLNQRASATRYATYFTLGPYRAPDAPVGSLNTAESRVFRAC; encoded by the coding sequence ATGCTGCTGACCCTACTAAAGACCTGTGAAGAGCTGCGCCGCTACGTGCGCGTGGAAACCAGCGACGTGCCCGAGCCGGTGCGCCGCGAGCAGGAGCGCCTGCGCGGCGCGCTGTTACTGCCCGTGCTCGGCGCCGAACTGCTGCGCTGGCTCGATGCGCAGTACGCGGCCGGCCTGCTGCCCGAGCACGACTCGCCGGCTGCCGAGCTGCTGCGCCTGGTGCAGGCGCCGCTGGCCCGGCTGAGTTTGGCCGGCGCGCTGGACGAGCTGCAGGTAACCATCGACGAGACCGGCGTGCACATTCAAACCACGCAGACGCACAAAACGGCCTTTCAGTGGCAGATCAACAGCCTGGCCAAGACGCTCAGCCGCAGGGGCTACGCCGATATGGTCGTGCTGCTGCGCTGGCTGGAGCAGAACTACGCCACCGCGACTGAGCTGCCGCTGCAGGCCTGGGCCGCCGGCCCCGGGCGCCACCACCGCCGGCAGCTGCTCACCAGCCCCGACGAGTTCAGTCGCTTTGAGAACATCCAGGACTCGTGGCCGGTGTTCGAGGCCCTGCGGCCGCTACTCAGCCGGCAGGAGCTGTTCGTGTTGGAGCCGCAGTTGGGCTACGATTACCTGAGTGAGCTGCGCGAGCAGGTACGCACCCGCACCGTGACGCCCGAAAACGAGGAGCTGCTCGAGCAGTTCGTGCGGCCGGCGCTGGCCAGCTCCACGCTGGCCCGGGCCGTGCCCGAGCTGGGGCTGCGGCTGACTGGCGACGGCATCGAGCTGATGATTGCCCGCGTCGACGACTCGAACGCGAAAGAGGCCGACGCTGGGCTCGACCAGTTGCTGCAGGCCCGGGCTTTCGAGTCCCAGCGCGCGGCCGACATCCTGCTGGAGAAGATGCGCCGCTTTCTCAACCAGCGCGCCTCCGCCACCCGCTACGCCACCTACTTCACCCTGGGACCCTACCGCGCGCCTGACGCGCCGGTAGGGTCCCTGAATACCGCGGAATCCCGCGTTTTCCGCGCCTGCTAA
- a CDS encoding phage holin family protein, with the protein MLSLILHPRVLSVLEKAWHLFEKYVFNDWNALAFLMVLFLLDTGLGMARSFRQGRFHSRGMRQMFTKLRDYGVGIVVAHVFCNIEVDGSKFPWAEYMAFGVKGAIYFFILLIETKSIDENLRGLGGLGLPLPKFLRRGMTDWEETGQFRSKTPPDEQLPTMPEPDSTTAPTQGAITPAI; encoded by the coding sequence ATGCTGTCACTTATCCTGCACCCACGCGTGCTATCCGTGCTGGAAAAAGCGTGGCATCTGTTCGAGAAATACGTGTTCAACGACTGGAACGCGCTAGCTTTTCTGATGGTGCTGTTCCTGCTCGATACGGGCCTGGGCATGGCCCGCAGCTTCCGGCAGGGGCGCTTCCACTCGCGCGGTATGCGCCAGATGTTCACCAAGCTGCGCGACTACGGCGTGGGCATCGTCGTGGCCCACGTGTTCTGCAACATCGAAGTCGACGGCAGCAAGTTTCCCTGGGCCGAGTACATGGCTTTCGGCGTGAAGGGCGCCATTTACTTCTTCATCCTGCTGATCGAAACCAAGAGCATCGACGAGAACCTACGCGGGCTTGGCGGCCTGGGGTTGCCGCTGCCCAAATTTCTGCGTCGCGGCATGACCGATTGGGAGGAAACCGGCCAGTTCCGCAGCAAAACGCCCCCGGACGAGCAACTGCCCACCATGCCTGAACCTGATTCAACCACGGCGCCCACTCAGGGCGCCATAACCCCCGCCATATGA
- a CDS encoding lysozyme has protein sequence MSVHRKTDAAGRAFITKEEGEVLQTYRCAAGVATIGVGHTGPDVLARMRITREQSQMLLSQDLARFEAAVNRVVTVPLTQNQFNALVSFAFNLGEAALAKSSLVRYVNTTAVRDQATLQNYFRIWRNVNGKPNAAIEARRLREAALFSKP, from the coding sequence ATGAGCGTACACAGGAAAACCGACGCCGCCGGTCGGGCCTTTATCACGAAGGAAGAAGGCGAAGTGCTCCAAACCTACCGGTGCGCCGCCGGCGTGGCCACCATCGGCGTGGGCCATACCGGGCCCGACGTGCTGGCCCGCATGCGCATCACCCGCGAGCAGAGCCAGATGCTGCTCAGCCAAGACCTGGCGCGCTTCGAGGCGGCCGTCAACCGGGTCGTGACCGTGCCGCTGACCCAGAACCAGTTCAACGCCCTGGTTTCGTTCGCCTTCAACCTGGGCGAAGCGGCCCTGGCCAAGTCCAGCTTGGTGCGCTACGTCAATACCACGGCCGTCCGCGACCAAGCCACGCTGCAGAACTACTTCCGGATTTGGCGCAACGTGAACGGCAAGCCAAATGCTGCTATCGAAGCGCGCCGGCTGCGCGAGGCCGCCTTATTCAGCAAGCCATGA